ACCCCAAATGGCGATTAACTTGGGAATTAATTAATCAAGGAGCAGAAAATCGCGATTTAGCCGGAGTAGATTTATCTGGAGCAAACTTAAGTCGCACTAACCTTGAAAATGTCAATTTAGAAGGGGCAAACTTAAACGGAGCCTCCCTACAAGGAGCGCGGTTAGTGGGAGCAAATTTAGACCAAACCAATCTGCAAAACGCTAATTTATTTATCTCTGACTTAAGAAGTTCCTCGCTCCAACAAACCAACCTCCAAAACACGGATAGCGTCATTGCTGATTTCCGTCGTGCTTTCTTAGATCAGGCTAATTTTAATCGTGCTAATCTGCAAGGTGCGCTCTTAAGTGAGACCGATTTAAGCAGTTCGAGTTTTGAACAAGCCAATTTACGCAATGCGGATCTAGAGTCCGCTATTTTAGAAGGGGCAAACCTTCGAGGCGCTGATTTATTTACGGCTAACCTCAGAAATACAGAGTTAGGAGAAATTATCCTGCGTAAGGTCAATTTAGCTGGAATCGATCTGCGAGATGCAAATTTTCAGAATACCCGGTTAATTCAACTCAACTTTACGGGTGCAAGATTGAGAAATGCTAATTTTGAAAATGCCTTTATCTTAAGTTCCAGTTTCCAAGATGCTGATTTAGTCGGAGCTAACTTCCGTTTTGCTGAATTGCGCCATACCAGTTTCCGCAATGCCGATTTAGAAGGGGCAGATTTCCGTGACATTGTCCTGTTAAATGTGGATTTACGAGGGGCGATTTTATTGAATGTTTCAACTGAAAATATTAGTCTAATTAGAACCCATTTTTGCCAAGCGATTTTACCTGATGGTAAACCCGGCTATTGTTGGCACACGCGCTGAAGATATCTCAATTCAATGAACCTGTAGGGTGGGCAATACCCACCTACAAATACTGGGAAACTACAAATATTAAAACTATCTGTAGATTGAGAAGTTTGATTTTTTTGCTTCTATGATTAGGGTCTAGCCTCCAATCGCGATCTAATCGTTATGTGCAAAATCTTAGTGTCTCATCCGATTCACAGCAGTATCATTGAAGAGCTACATCTAGAACCGATCGATAACCTCTACAAGGAAAAGTTTCAACTGACAGAAATAGATCATCATATGCTTTATCACTCCATGGAGCATCAAGAGATTTTATATATTCCAGGAATTGCAATTGCCCAAGTTCCCGATGAAGCCAACGATCCAACATTAATCGATTTAGCTCAAGCACTTTCAGGGTTTAAACCGGATGTTCTGATTGTGGGCAATAATGCAGTTCCAGAGTTTGCCCTTGGTTCTTGGAGAGAGGCGATCGCGTCTGAGCGTCCCTTGCTGGTGATTCGTCGAGGGGTAGATACCCGGGCAATTGATAAAGATGCGGCGCATAAATATGGGATTTCTGTGAGTAATTTGCCCGGCATTAATTCACCGTTTGTGGCTGAACATATGATCGAGTATTTAGAATTAGAGCAAGCCAAAGCTCAGGAGAAAATGGTGGTTTTAGGGATTGGCAATATTGCTCAACCGATTATCTGTAAAGCAATAGAAAAAAAGTTGAAGATACAAGCAATTAGTCCCTCCCTACAAGAGGTCACAAGAGATCGGCAAGTATCCCGACTGCAAGAACGGGGTATTGATCCGGATCGCCTCACTTGTGCTGAGTCTTTAGAAAAAGGATTTGAAGATGCCTCTTATGTGGTAGTAGCAGTTCCTTGGGAGCATCCGCAAGGAGGATTAAATGCTGGAATGATTGATGTGAATTTGCTGGAAAAATTATCAAACTATGCCAAGATAGTTTCCTGTTCTCCTCCACGTATTTTTTCTGCTGATGCCCTAGCATTTATGAATGCACAAATGAAGAAGGGAAAGATCTATGTCCGCATCGATACGGCTAAACGGCTGGCACAGGGAACGAAAGCAGAATATCCCCATTTAGACATCGCCTACGATCGCGCATTTGCGGCTCCAGAATGCCAGCGATCGCTCGATCGAGCCTGGCTTAAACAAGCCCAACAGTTTTGTCATCAAGCCGCTCTATCGTGTTTGGTAACATAGTAATGGTGGGTGATTGAAGGAAAGGCTAAAACCCGTTTTTTCCTATAGCAGAGAAAGAGTCAGTTAGGACATGGTTTAATACTGAAACCTATTCCCTATTCCCTATTCCCTATTCCCCATTCCCAGCATAGGCGGCATAAACTCCCTGAACATTGTACCAATTGAGAAAAATGCGGGCGACTTCTAAGGCTAATTGGGGTTTTCCACGATCGATGAGCCATTGCAAAAGCGGAGCCATTGTCCGTTCATTCAGCCTTCCACCTAACGACAACACGCCCCATAAAATCCGATGTATCCAGGTCATTTGAATCATCATTCTCACGTCCCAAGTGGGATGTTTTTGATAGAATAAAACGCCCATTCGTCCGCGCTGGATTTCTTGGTCAATCATGCGGGGAATTTGCTCTAGGCTAAAGGCAGGATGCC
This sequence is a window from Roseofilum reptotaenium CS-1145. Protein-coding genes within it:
- a CDS encoding pentapeptide repeat-containing protein, whose amino-acid sequence is MNIYPLKLFVLFLFIFALSADDAQAFRRRHMERLRHTRDCDRCNLESAPLQRAFLRDSNLSGANLKQAKLQQADLRGAFLRRANLEGANLRGADLRGADLSYANLAGANLRNARLDEDTLIDPKWRLTWELINQGAENRDLAGVDLSGANLSRTNLENVNLEGANLNGASLQGARLVGANLDQTNLQNANLFISDLRSSSLQQTNLQNTDSVIADFRRAFLDQANFNRANLQGALLSETDLSSSSFEQANLRNADLESAILEGANLRGADLFTANLRNTELGEIILRKVNLAGIDLRDANFQNTRLIQLNFTGARLRNANFENAFILSSSFQDADLVGANFRFAELRHTSFRNADLEGADFRDIVLLNVDLRGAILLNVSTENISLIRTHFCQAILPDGKPGYCWHTR